In Nocardia sp. NBC_00403, the DNA window GGTCAAAGCGGATGTGGCTCTGCGCGACGGCAGGATCCAGGCGCTGGGCAAGGCATACAACCCCGAGACGATGGACCCGATGCACGGTGACGATGGGACTCCCTCCGACATCGTGATCGGTCCGGAAACAGAGGTCATTTCGGGCAAGGGCCGCATTCTCACCGCCGGCGGCGTGGACACCCATGTGCACTTTCTGTGTCCGGAACAGATTCACGTAGCCCTCGCGGCTGGTGTGACCACGTTGATCGGCGGCGGAACCGGTCCCGCCGAGGGGTCCACCGCCACCACCGTGACGCCCGGCAAGTGGCATCTGGCCCGGATGTTCGAGGCGCTGGACGACTTCCCCGTCAACATCGGTCTGCTGGGCAAGGGCAGCACCACATCCAAGACCTCGCTGTACAACCAGGTGGACGCCGGTGTTCTCGGCTTCAAGATCCACGAGGACTGGGGAGCGACCCCCGCGGTCCTCGACGCGTGCCTTCGGGTCTGCGACGACACCGGCGTGCAGCTCGCACTCCACGCAGACTCGCTGAACGAGGCCGGCTTCGTCGACGACACGATCAAAGCCATCGGCGGGCGCTGCCTGCATGTCTTCCACATCGAGGGCGCCGGCGGCGGCCATGCCCCCGACATGATCAAGATGGCGAGTCACCCCAATGTCCTGCCTGCTTCGACCAACCCGACCCGACCCTTGACGGTGAACACCGTCGCAGAACACCTGGACATGATGATGGTCTGCCACCACCTCAATCCGGAAATCCCGGCAGATCTGGCCTTCGCCGACTCACGGATCCGCCCTTCCACCATGGCGGCCGAGGACCTGCTGCACGATATGGGCGCGATCTCCATAATGTCCTCCGACGCCCAGGCCATGGGCCGCATCGGTGAGATGATCATCCGTACCTGGCAGACCGCGCACGTGATGAAGAACCGTGTCGGCTTCCTGGATGGAGACAACGGCTCGGATAATCACCGCGCCCGCCGCTACATCGCGAAGTACACCGTCAATCCCGCGATAGCCCACGGCATCGACCACGAGGTCGGCTCGGTCGAGGTCGGCAAACTCGCTGATCTGGTGCTGTGGGAGCCGAAGTTCTTCGGCGTCAAACCACACCTGGTCCTCAAGGGTGGCCAGATCGCCTACGCCCAGGTGGGAGACGCCAACGCGTCGATCCCCACGCCGCAGCCGATCCTGCCGCGTGCGGTGTGGGCAGCTCAGGGCCGGGCCCCCGCGGCCAATTCGTTCAACTTCGTCACACAGCGGGCCCTGGACAAGGGGCTGGCCCAAAGGCTCGGCGTCAGCAAGCAGTTCCGCGCCATCGAAGACACCCGGGGCCGTGGAAAGAGCAGCATGCTGGAAAACAACGCCACGCCCGAAATCGACGTGGACCCCGAGACCTTCACGGTGGAAATCGGCGGAAAATCGACAGGGGACAACATGACCGAGGTGGACGGGCAGAAGATGCTCCCCAAGCAGGATCACGCCACCGCGCTGCCGATGGCCCAGCGCTACTTCCTGTTCTGACCGATGAGCCGCGCAACCCTGCTCATCCTGGCCGATGGCCGCTTCCCCGCCGGAGGACACGCGCACTCCGGCGGGATGGAAGCTGCCATTGCTCGCGCAGCGATCCGTGACGCAGACTGTCTGCAGACGTTCTGCCAGGGACGGCTGCACACCACGGGTCTGGTCGCCGCGGCCCTGGCGGCCGCGACGGCCGCCGGCGCCGACCCACTGGCACTGGACGAGGCCGCTGATGCTCGCACCCCTGTCCTCGCGTTGCGCGACATCGCCCGCAAACAGGGACGGCAGATGATGCGCGCCGCGCGTGCCGTGTGGCCGGCACCCGAACTCGACAAGCTCGCCCGGGACCGCCCGCAGGGTACTCACCAACCCGTGGTGCTGGGCTTGACTGCTCGCGTGGCCGGCCTGACGTCCCTGGACGCCGCGTACGCCGCCGCCTACGAGAGCGTCAGCGGCCCAGCCACCGCAGCGGTACGACTGCTGGGCCTGGATCCCTTCGAAGCCACCGCCGTTCTTGTCCGGCTCGCCGACGACCTGGACCAGGTCGCCGACCGTGCGGCACGAGTTGCCGACCGTGTGGCAGATGAAGGCACCGCCGTGCTGCCCGCCAACTCCGCGCCACTGCTCGACGTCACCGCCGCGCAACACGCCCAGTGGCCGGTCCGCCTGTTCGCTTCCTGACCACACCCGTTCACACCGCTGAGGAGACCTCCGTGCACCTCGACGACAGCATCCCCCACTCGCACAGCGCCTACGCCGACCGACCCGCCGATCCCACCGGACCTGACGGTTCCCGCCGGGCACTGCGGATCGGTTTGGGCGGTCCGGTCGGCTCCGGAAAAACCGCCACGGTCGCCGCGCTTTGTCGGGCCCTGCGCGACCAGCTGTCCATCGCCGTGGTCACCAACGACATCTACACCCGCGAGGACGCCGACTTCCTGCTGCGCAATGCGGTCCTGCCCGCCGAGCGCATCCAGGCCGTGGAGACAGGAGCCTGCCCACACACCGCGATCCGTGACGACATCTCCGCCAACCTCGAAGCCGTCGAGCACCTGGAGGCGACCGCCGGACCGCTCGACCTCATGCTGGTCGAATCCGGTGGCGACAACCTCACCGCCATCTTCTCCCGGGGGCTGGTCGACGCCCAGATCTTCATCATCGATGTGGCCGGCGGCGACGACATCCCCCGCAAGGGCGGCCCCGGCATCACCACCGCCGACCTCCTGGTGATCAACAAGACCGATCTGGCTCCCCACGTCGGCTCGGACCTGGAAACCATGGCCACCGACGCCAAACGTCAGCGCGGCGAACGACCCGTCGCCTTCACCTCCCTCACCGCCGATGACGGCGTTCAGCCGGTAGCCGACTGGATACGCGCACGCCTGGCCACCTGGACCGCGGCATGACCAGCACCTCGCCACACACCCAGGCCGCACCGCGCGCAGGCAGAGGTGTCCACGCCACCGCCCGCATCCGGGCGGTCGGCATCGACGGCCCGACCGCCGTGCCCTACCTGCACAACGACGGCCCCTTTCACCTGTGCCAGCTCAGCCACCGCGGCACCCAAGCACGTGTCCGCATCGTCGGCGCGATGAGCGCGCCGCTGGGCGGGGACAGACTGGCTATCCACGTCACCGCCGAAACCGGCGCCGAACTGGAGATCACCACCGCCGCCGCCACCCTCGCCCTGCGCGGCGCCACCACCGACCACGCCACCTACGACGTGACTCTCACCGTGGAAGAACAAGCGACCCTGTCCTGGCTGCCCCACCCGCTGATCAGCACCCACGGCAGCAACCTACGCCAGACCTACACCGTGGACCTCGCCCCCACCGCCCGGCTCGTCCTGCGCGAAGAACTGATCCTCGGACGAGCCCACGAAACCCCCGGCAACCTCACCAGCCACCTCACCGTGCACCGCGACGGGCGTCCACTGCTCGCCCAGCACACCGCCTTCGGCCCCGCAGCCCCCGGCTGGGACGGCCCCGCCGTCCTGGCCGGACACCGCGCCACCGGCCACGTCCTCATCGTCGACCCAGCCTTCGCCAACGCCCCACCCGCCACCCGCCTGCTCGGCAACGACCCCGCCGACGGCCAGGGCATCGTCACGCCCCTGCCCGGCCCCGCCCTACTGGCCACGGCCCTCGCTCCGACAGCCACACCCCTGCGTCGCCTGCTGGACGACGCCATCGATACGTACACACCGAGCCGCACGTAGCCGACCAGATCGCAGATCCTTACCGGGCCTGTCCAGCCTCAGGCTCCGTCCCACTTTTCGGCTCGGACCCACATGCGGTGGTGGCAAGTCCTCCGGACCGGCCCACAGTGCCCAAGGTCAGACAGCCATACCGAAATATCAACTGCCACAGAGTCATTCAACAATCCGAAACGAGGCAATCCAGGTTTCCGAATATGAGACAAAGCCGACGACCGTGCAGGCCCTGACACACGCTCCGCCTACATAAAAGCCCCACCGCGCAGTCAGGGTTCGACGAGCGAGCCGCCGACGCGGCCGACCGTAACGAAGACGACGACGATTGACCTGTCGAGACGATGCGCCGCCGCGGGTTGTCTCCCGAGCAAGTGGACGATGCCGTCCATCTCTACGGGCTGGGTTGGTCTTTGGCTCGGGTCGGTCGGCATCTGGGTGTCGAGCATTCCACGGTCCTGGCCAAGTTGCGTGAGCGTGGTGCCCCTATTCGAGACACCCACGGCCGCCCGCGCACGTGAGTCAATTGCGACGGCTGTCGCCGCCCGTGCACTCGGATAGGTCATGTTCGGCTAGCGGGAACCCCGCCGCCAACCCATTACCGCGGGCTCGATGGTCGCCACCAGAGAGATGTCCGATGGCCGGGCATCGCGCGCCGGGCCTTCCTCGGCCGGACTGCAACACAGGATTCGAGCAAGATCCAGTAGCAGGTGACAGTGAACCGATCGGCATCTGCCTCCTGGGACCACGACCGCGCGCCGACGATCACACCCGCGGGGCCACCCGAAACAGTGGGCAGCGTGGTGCGGCTGCCGCGAAGCTGTCGGGCGACTCGGAGTCGACCAGGCCATTGCGGAGGAATGCCGCTGCGCCCCGGGGGTTCTGGCGCGGGAACTCGCGCAGGATCGGGCCGCGCTCAGCCTCGGAAATCTCGATCAGATCCACGTTCCGCACCTGGCGGCCGCGGGTGAGCGTGCCGCGTCCGGCGGCCCGGGCATTGCGGACCCAATCGGCATTCGGATACGCCCGCACGAGGTACTGGATGCCGTCGATGAGCACCGGCGCCACGGGCGTGATCTGCGCCCGGCCGGTCTTTCGGCCGGGCACCGTCAGCAGATGCATCGGACCGAATGGGAGTCCGATGCGGTGTGAGAAGACGACGACTCGGTTACGGAAGCGCTGTTTCGGTGAGAGTGTGGTCATGCGGGTCTCCGGTCAATTCGTGTCGGGGATAGCGGTTGTGAAGTTGTCGATGGTGGGGCCGAACGAACTCGCCACGTCATCGATGGAGTCGGTGGCGACCGGCCCGAGTTTCATGATGTAGCGGGCCCAGGCGATGCCTACGAGCTGAGCGCCGATCATGGCGGCTCGGCGCGCGGCGGCGTCACCGAGGGGTTCAGCCTTGCCGCCTCGCCAGATCCGTTGTGTGACGAACTCATTGAGCAGGGCCGCCGCCTCGGGTGAGCTGGATGCGGCCTGCGCGAGGGCGACGAAGGCACGGCCGGGCTCCTCCGGACCGCTCTCCCATTTGTGCAGGAAGTCCGAGACGATCTCGACTCCGGCGCGCACCCGTCCCTCGGCCCTGGCCGCCGCCTGCCGCTCCTGCGTGTACAGGCCGGCCATGCTCTCGACGAACAGTTCGAGCTTGGTGCCGAAGTAGTGGTACAGCAGCGCGGTATCCACATCGGCACGCCGCGCGACTTCGGTCATCGCGGCCTTGTTGAAGCCCTGTTCGAGGAATGTGGCCCGGGCCGCGGCGAGGATCGCCTCGCGGGTGCCCTGGTCGCCGGGCCTGCGTCCGCGTCCGCGTCCCACCATCGGGATCTCCCTTCAAATATTCACACAGTATGAATTCCATGCTTAAATCAGACACTATGAATTCTATCTTGGCAACCGAACCCCACCGGCCGGGCGGGCCGGGGCCGCTGCATATGAACCGGCCGGGCCGGATCGGGGCCTGGTGTTGCGACCACCGCCGAATGGTGCTGGCAGCCTGGATCATCGGTCTGCTCGCCGCGTTCGGGGCGGCGGGCAGCCTCGGGCCGCACTTCAAAGACAATTTCGGGGGTGTCGGGCAGGCTCAGCAGGTACAGGACATCCTGCACGGGCAGTTCCCCTCGCGGTCCGGTGACAGTGCGCGGGTGGTGTTCCACTCCACCGGCCCGATCGATGCCGCCACCGACCGGATCACCGAGACACTCGATGGGATCCGACCACTGCCAACCGTGGTCTCAGTGTCGCCGCCGGTGCGGGCGGACGACGGGCGCACGGCCTTCGCGACAATCCAGTTCGACGCGGTCAGCGCCGACCTCACCCAAGCCGATGTGCAGCGGGTGATCGATACCGCGCATGCATATGCCCGGCCGGATCTGGCTGTCGCCCTGGGCGGTCAGCCGATCAGTGTCGCGGTGAAACCGAAGCCCGGACCGAGCGAAGCCATCGGCATCGGCGCGGCCATTGTCATCATGCTCATAGCGTTCGGGTCTGTGGTGGCCATGGGACTGCCGATCCTCGTCGCGCTCGTCGGGGTGGGCGCCGGGTATGCAGTGGTCGCCCTCTTCAGCCACCTGCTCGTCGAGCCCAGCTTCGGGCCGGCACTCATGGCCATGATCGGCCTGGGCGTCGGGGTCGACTACGCACTGTTCATCGTGACCAGATACCGGCAGGCGCTCACCGACGGGCTCGACTCGCGCGACGCGGTCGTCCACGCCATGTCGACCGCCGGGCGCGCTGTATTGTTCGCCGGCACCACGGTACTCATCTCGCTGTGCGGCCTGTTCCTGGTCGGTCAGCAGTTTCTCGACGGTCTCGCCGTCGGAACCATCTCGGCCGTACTGGCCGTATTGGTGGCGACCGTGACCCTGCTCCCGGCTCTGCTCGGCTTCGCGGGCCGGGCCGTCGATCGGTGGCATGTACCGGGGCTGCTCCGATCCACCACAGCGGGGGCCGAGCGTGGCCTGTGGTGGCGATGGAGCGGGGTGGTGCAGCGTCGACCGGTGTTGTGTGGGGCGGCCGCATTGCTCGCACTCCTCGTGCTGGCCGTGCCGACCTTCGGCATGCGGTTGGCCTTCAGCGATTCCGGGAACGATCCGGTCGAACTCACCACCCGCCAGGCGTACGATCTGATGTCGGATGCGTTCGGGCCGGGCTTCAACGGCCCGCTGGTGCTGGCCGCCGAATTGCCCGGCGCGGCAACCGATCGCGCGGTGCTCGCCGAGTTCGTACAGCGACTCGCGACCGTTCCTGGCGTGGCTCGGGCGGCGGATCCCACCTTCAACGCGGCCGGCGACACTGCGGTGCTTACGGTCTACCCGACCAGCGCCCCGCAGTCCGCGGACACCGCGGCGCTGGTCGAGCGGCTGCGCAGTACCGTTGTCCCGCAGTCCACGGCGGGCACCGGAGTGCGGATTCTGGTCGGCGGCCAGACGGCGGCGGGGATCGACGAGTCGGCACACCTCGGGACACGGCTGCCGTGGGTGATCGGAGTGGTGATCCTGCTGTCCTTCATCTTGCTCATGGCCGTATTCCGTTCCATCGCAATCCCATTCAAAGCGGCGGCGATGAATCTGCTGTCCATCGGCGCCGCCTACGGGGCCATTGTCGCGGTCTACCAGTGGGGCTGGCTGTCATCGGTCTTCGGTGTCACTCGGACCGGACCCATCGATCCCTGGATTCCGCTGATGATGTTCACCATCACGTTCGGATTGTCCATGGACTACGAGGTCTTCCTGCTCTCGCGCATCCAGGAGGAGTGGCGTCGACGGCAGGACAACAGCGAGGCGGTGGCACACGGAATTGCCGCGACCGGGCGGATCATTACGGCGGCCGCCGCCATCATGGTCTGTGTCTTCGGGTCTTTCGTCATCGGGGATCCGCTGCGCACCCTGAATGTCTTCGGACTGGGTCTCGCCGTCGCGATTCTGGTGGACGCGACGCTGGTGCGCATGATCGCGGTCCCCGCGATCATGCAGCTGCTCGGCCGGGCCAACTGGTGGCTGCCCGGTTGGCTGGATCGGGTCACCCCGCAGTTCACCATCGAGCGGGAGGAGTTCGCGGCCGGCAGTGGCACAGTTGACTGATGCGGATCCGAATCTTGGGGCCACTGCAGGTGGTCACCGACGACATCGTCAGCGAGATCGGGGGTGCGCGGCTGCAGACCGGCACCGAGGCGGGCGTGGCAACTCGATCAAGACCAGATCCAGGCGTTGATACAGAACTACATCGCGGGCGCGTCGACCTACGAGCTGGCCGGCAAGTTCGGTGTCGACCGCCGGACAGTCAGCGCGATCCTGCATCAACACAACATCCCGATGGGCGGCGCGGCTTGTCCCCGACTCGAGTCGACGAGGCGATCGACCTTTATGGCTCGGCTGGTCCCTGGCCCGAGTCGCCCGCCACCTCGAAGTCGACCCGGCCACAGTGCTCAACCGACTGCGCGACCACGGCGTCAGCACACGGGACACCCATGGACGAACCCGTCCATGACACTCCACAAGATCGCCAGCAGAACACGCAGCCAACCAGCCGACCGAACACCAAAGGTCCCTGATCAACGCCAGAACCATGCAGATCACCCTGCGGGAATAGAACACTAAAAGGCTGCTGAACAGCAAATATGCGAGAGAAGTGCAGATTGCTCTCGCCTGCAACTGGGCACAAACGCCCTGTTCAAATGCCACTTTCGTCTCAAAAAGTGGACGTTGGGGGACGCTACTACAACACAAACGCGCAGGCAGACACGCTGCAAGCACTGCTGTCGAAGCTGCCAAACCCCGGAGACCCAAGACCACGCGCCGCCGACCAAGTCATTCCCCGGCGCGCACACCAACTACAGCGACGACTGACCGATACAGACCGCGCCGCGATCATCGCCGCCTACGAAGCGGGCTCATCGACCAAACATCTCGCCGCCCAGTGGCAACTCGCCAAAG includes these proteins:
- a CDS encoding urease subunit alpha, which gives rise to MKREAYENPLTREEYNELFGPTAGDRIRLADTALSIQITEDWAGGPGRSGNEVVFGGGKVIRESMGQSSIPRDPGPRDTRRPADTVITGAVVLDHWGVVKADVALRDGRIQALGKAYNPETMDPMHGDDGTPSDIVIGPETEVISGKGRILTAGGVDTHVHFLCPEQIHVALAAGVTTLIGGGTGPAEGSTATTVTPGKWHLARMFEALDDFPVNIGLLGKGSTTSKTSLYNQVDAGVLGFKIHEDWGATPAVLDACLRVCDDTGVQLALHADSLNEAGFVDDTIKAIGGRCLHVFHIEGAGGGHAPDMIKMASHPNVLPASTNPTRPLTVNTVAEHLDMMMVCHHLNPEIPADLAFADSRIRPSTMAAEDLLHDMGAISIMSSDAQAMGRIGEMIIRTWQTAHVMKNRVGFLDGDNGSDNHRARRYIAKYTVNPAIAHGIDHEVGSVEVGKLADLVLWEPKFFGVKPHLVLKGGQIAYAQVGDANASIPTPQPILPRAVWAAQGRAPAANSFNFVTQRALDKGLAQRLGVSKQFRAIEDTRGRGKSSMLENNATPEIDVDPETFTVEIGGKSTGDNMTEVDGQKMLPKQDHATALPMAQRYFLF
- a CDS encoding urease accessory protein UreF, which codes for MSRATLLILADGRFPAGGHAHSGGMEAAIARAAIRDADCLQTFCQGRLHTTGLVAAALAAATAAGADPLALDEAADARTPVLALRDIARKQGRQMMRAARAVWPAPELDKLARDRPQGTHQPVVLGLTARVAGLTSLDAAYAAAYESVSGPATAAVRLLGLDPFEATAVLVRLADDLDQVADRAARVADRVADEGTAVLPANSAPLLDVTAAQHAQWPVRLFAS
- the ureG gene encoding urease accessory protein UreG; amino-acid sequence: MHLDDSIPHSHSAYADRPADPTGPDGSRRALRIGLGGPVGSGKTATVAALCRALRDQLSIAVVTNDIYTREDADFLLRNAVLPAERIQAVETGACPHTAIRDDISANLEAVEHLEATAGPLDLMLVESGGDNLTAIFSRGLVDAQIFIIDVAGGDDIPRKGGPGITTADLLVINKTDLAPHVGSDLETMATDAKRQRGERPVAFTSLTADDGVQPVADWIRARLATWTAA
- a CDS encoding urease accessory protein UreD, producing MTSTSPHTQAAPRAGRGVHATARIRAVGIDGPTAVPYLHNDGPFHLCQLSHRGTQARVRIVGAMSAPLGGDRLAIHVTAETGAELEITTAAATLALRGATTDHATYDVTLTVEEQATLSWLPHPLISTHGSNLRQTYTVDLAPTARLVLREELILGRAHETPGNLTSHLTVHRDGRPLLAQHTAFGPAAPGWDGPAVLAGHRATGHVLIVDPAFANAPPATRLLGNDPADGQGIVTPLPGPALLATALAPTATPLRRLLDDAIDTYTPSRT
- a CDS encoding nitroreductase/quinone reductase family protein, with amino-acid sequence MTTLSPKQRFRNRVVVFSHRIGLPFGPMHLLTVPGRKTGRAQITPVAPVLIDGIQYLVRAYPNADWVRNARAAGRGTLTRGRQVRNVDLIEISEAERGPILREFPRQNPRGAAAFLRNGLVDSESPDSFAAAAPRCPLFRVAPRV
- a CDS encoding TetR/AcrR family transcriptional regulator → MVGRGRGRRPGDQGTREAILAAARATFLEQGFNKAAMTEVARRADVDTALLYHYFGTKLELFVESMAGLYTQERQAAARAEGRVRAGVEIVSDFLHKWESGPEEPGRAFVALAQAASSSPEAAALLNEFVTQRIWRGGKAEPLGDAAARRAAMIGAQLVGIAWARYIMKLGPVATDSIDDVASSFGPTIDNFTTAIPDTN
- a CDS encoding MMPL family transporter, whose translation is MATEPHRPGGPGPLHMNRPGRIGAWCCDHRRMVLAAWIIGLLAAFGAAGSLGPHFKDNFGGVGQAQQVQDILHGQFPSRSGDSARVVFHSTGPIDAATDRITETLDGIRPLPTVVSVSPPVRADDGRTAFATIQFDAVSADLTQADVQRVIDTAHAYARPDLAVALGGQPISVAVKPKPGPSEAIGIGAAIVIMLIAFGSVVAMGLPILVALVGVGAGYAVVALFSHLLVEPSFGPALMAMIGLGVGVDYALFIVTRYRQALTDGLDSRDAVVHAMSTAGRAVLFAGTTVLISLCGLFLVGQQFLDGLAVGTISAVLAVLVATVTLLPALLGFAGRAVDRWHVPGLLRSTTAGAERGLWWRWSGVVQRRPVLCGAAALLALLVLAVPTFGMRLAFSDSGNDPVELTTRQAYDLMSDAFGPGFNGPLVLAAELPGAATDRAVLAEFVQRLATVPGVARAADPTFNAAGDTAVLTVYPTSAPQSADTAALVERLRSTVVPQSTAGTGVRILVGGQTAAGIDESAHLGTRLPWVIGVVILLSFILLMAVFRSIAIPFKAAAMNLLSIGAAYGAIVAVYQWGWLSSVFGVTRTGPIDPWIPLMMFTITFGLSMDYEVFLLSRIQEEWRRRQDNSEAVAHGIAATGRIITAAAAIMVCVFGSFVIGDPLRTLNVFGLGLAVAILVDATLVRMIAVPAIMQLLGRANWWLPGWLDRVTPQFTIEREEFAAGSGTVD
- a CDS encoding helix-turn-helix domain-containing protein, with the translated sequence MDVGGRYYNTNAQADTLQALLSKLPNPGDPRPRAADQVIPRRAHQLQRRLTDTDRAAIIAAYEAGSSTKHLAAQWQLAKASVLTILRTGGANIRQQRRLTDEEINHAISRYRDGESLQRIGKRLGVAHTTIRAALERRGIPRRDTHGRQP